In a single window of the Micromonospora sp. WMMD1155 genome:
- a CDS encoding ribose-phosphate pyrophosphokinase: MRDIAVFSGTAHPDLAAEICAHLGVPLHPVRVSRFANDCLEVQLQANCRERDVFLIQPLVPPVQENLVELLLMIDAARGASAGRITVVLPHYAYARSDKKDAPRISIGARLVADLLTSAGADRVLAMTLHSPQVHGFFSVPVDHLHALRELATHFQRYDLSNTVVVSPDLGNAKEAAAFARLLGTPVAAGAKQRFSDDLVKISAVIGEVADRDVIVLDDEIAKGSTVIELMEHLRGLKVRSIRLACTHGLFSDDALRRLSEQDGVLEIVCTNTVPIPAAKRVPELQVLSVAPALAEAMRRIHNGESVSALFG; encoded by the coding sequence GTGCGCGACATCGCCGTTTTCAGTGGAACCGCCCATCCCGACCTGGCTGCCGAGATCTGCGCCCACCTGGGGGTGCCGCTGCATCCGGTGCGGGTCTCCCGGTTCGCGAACGACTGCCTGGAAGTGCAGTTGCAGGCCAACTGCCGCGAGCGGGACGTCTTCCTGATCCAGCCGCTGGTGCCGCCGGTGCAGGAGAACCTGGTCGAGTTGCTGCTGATGATCGACGCGGCGCGGGGTGCCTCCGCCGGCCGGATCACCGTGGTCCTGCCGCACTACGCGTACGCCCGGTCGGACAAGAAGGACGCGCCGCGGATCTCGATCGGCGCCCGGCTGGTCGCCGATCTGCTCACGTCGGCCGGGGCGGACCGGGTGCTCGCGATGACCCTGCACTCGCCGCAGGTGCACGGTTTCTTCAGCGTGCCCGTTGATCACCTGCACGCGCTGCGCGAGTTGGCCACCCACTTCCAGCGCTACGACCTGAGCAACACCGTGGTGGTCTCACCGGACCTGGGCAACGCCAAAGAGGCGGCGGCCTTCGCCCGGCTGCTCGGCACGCCGGTCGCGGCCGGGGCGAAGCAGCGGTTCAGCGACGACCTGGTCAAGATCAGTGCGGTGATCGGCGAGGTGGCCGACCGGGACGTGATCGTGCTGGACGACGAGATCGCCAAGGGCAGCACGGTGATCGAGTTGATGGAGCATCTGCGGGGCCTGAAGGTCCGGTCGATCCGGCTCGCGTGCACGCACGGCCTCTTCTCCGACGACGCCCTGCGTCGGCTCAGCGAGCAGGACGGCGTCCTGGAGATCGTCTGCACCAACACGGTGCCCATTCCGGCCGCCAAGCGGGTGCCGGAGTTGCAGGTCCTGTCGGTGGCGCCCGCCCTGGCCGAGGCCATGCGTCGGATCCACAACGGGGAGTCCGTCTCCGCGCTCTTCGGCTGA
- a CDS encoding ATP-binding protein, whose protein sequence is MTNADPHAPRTVVPIEPALLIADAFDQAQVTDIRHSVTSCAHACGLTGQRLDDFVLAINELITNAVRHGGGRGWLRLWHEADALVCEVADHGHGISPQRLGDRSRPAPDTAGGWGLWLARELTDAMEVVTGTAGTTVRVTTGLVSPDRTTY, encoded by the coding sequence ACCGCGTACGGTTGTGCCCATCGAACCTGCCCTCCTGATCGCTGACGCCTTTGACCAGGCCCAGGTGACCGACATTCGACACTCGGTCACCTCCTGCGCGCATGCCTGCGGGCTGACCGGTCAACGGCTGGACGACTTCGTGCTCGCGATCAACGAGTTGATCACCAACGCGGTCCGGCACGGTGGCGGGCGCGGCTGGTTGCGACTCTGGCACGAGGCGGACGCGCTGGTCTGCGAGGTGGCCGACCACGGGCACGGGATCAGCCCGCAGCGGCTGGGCGACCGTAGTCGGCCGGCCCCGGACACCGCCGGTGGCTGGGGTCTGTGGCTGGCCCGCGAGCTGACCGACGCCATGGAGGTGGTCACCGGCACCGCCGGCACCACCGTCCGGGTCACCACGGGTCTGGTCAGCCCCGACCGCACCACGTACTGA